In Oryza sativa Japonica Group chromosome 2, ASM3414082v1, the following are encoded in one genomic region:
- the LOC136355301 gene encoding uncharacterized protein, which produces MPPVPPAPPSVSAGAPRAPPPHGPSPSPPPPLAAAVEAPPSSSPAAHALLVRRPRVAPPTPPARRPFPRRRIAAPPSAVGAPRLPWLPARRPFPTAASPAAGRLSPTPSSSHAARALLVRRPRTAPPPPLAIAENGEIER; this is translated from the coding sequence ATGCCCCCcgtgccgccggcgccaccttcGGTTTCAGCGGGAGCACCTCGTGCTCCTCCTCCGCATGGAccttccccatcgccgccgccaccgctggcgGCCGCCGTTGAGgcaccgccctcctcctctcccgccgcccaCGCGCTGCTCGTCCGTCGGCCGCGCGTCGCCCCTCCcacgccgcccgcgcgccgccccttcccccgccgccgcatcgccgctcCGCCCTCGGCCGTCggcgcgccgcgcctcccctggctgcccgcgcgccgccccttccccaccgccgcgtcgccggccgccggccgcctgtcgccgacgccctcctcctctcacgccgcccgcgcgctgctTGTCCGCCGGCCGCGCAccgcccctcccccgccgctcgCAATCGCAGAGAATGGAGAGATAGAAAGATGA